Part of the Paenibacillus aurantius genome, GTGACAATTGGTCAAATTCCCTGACAATTCCGGGGCGTCTTTTCATATATTAGTAAAAGGATGAGTTGGAATGATGAAGACTAGCGACACATCTGTCCCCGCCTTCGGCAGTTATGCCGAAGCGGTGGACTGGATTACACGGAGGGCTCCCGTTCACGGGATCAAGCCCGGCTTGAAGCGGATGCAACGCTTCATGGAACTTCTGGAGCACCCTGAACGGAGGCTTAAGTTTATTCATGTGGCCGGAACGAACGGGAAAGGCTCGACCTGCGCTTACTTGACGAGCGTTCTTCAGAAAAGCGGGTATGACGTGGGGACGTTCACCTCTCCTTACTTGGAGAAGTTTACCAACCGGCTGCGCTTTAACGGAAAGGATATCGAAGAGGAGCAGCTGCTCGAGCTGGCCAACCGGCTTAAGCCGCTGGCCGATGAGATCGAGGCAACCGAGCTCGGGGCTCCGACGATGTTTGAGATCTGCACGGCGCTCGCCATCCTTTATTTTGCCAAGATGACGTATCCGGATTATGTCGTATGGGAAACGGGGCTCGGCGGGGAATTCGACTCCACGAATATCGTCAGCCCGGTGGTTACGGTTATCACGAACGTGGGGCACGACCATATGGATATCCTCGGCGATTCGCTCGTCAAGGTAGCGAAAGCGAAGGCGGGGATCATCAAGGCGGGGGTTCCCGTCATCAGCGCGGTGGACCAGCCCGAGGTGAAGGAAGTGATCGAACGCACGGCCCGGGAGAAGAAGGCTACCCTCTATCTTATGAACCGGGAGTACTCCTATGAGACGGTGTCCTCCGAGCTGAACAAGCAGGTGTTTCATTTCAGCGGTCCCTTCCGGCAGATAGCGGACCTTCCGATCTCCATGAACGGCCATCACCAGATGGAGAATGCCGCAGTGGCGGTCATGACGCTGGAGGTGCTTCGCCAGTATTACGCCTTACTCCTTGAGGATGAGGCGCTGACGCAGGGGCTGTATGAAACCCACTGGCCCGGCCGGCTGGAGATGATCTCGGACCAGCCGAGGATTCTGCTCGACGGCGCCCACAATCCGGAAGGCGCAGCCACCCTGGCGGCGGCGCTGAAGGAGACCTATCGGTACGACCGGCTTCGCCTCATGATCGGGATGCTTTCCACGAAAGATCATTCGGGCTTCCTGACGCATATCCTGCCATTGGTGAATACGCTCGTGATTACGGAACCCGACTTCCACAAAGGCCTTCCGGCCGCCAAGCTGGCGGAGCAGGTGGAGCAGCTGCGAAGCCAGCTGAACGACCGGGTGGAGATCTTCGTGGAGCCCGACTGGAAGAAGGCGCTTAAGCTCTTAGGCGGGCTGACCGGGCCCGAGGATCTGGCCGTGGTATCCGGCACGCTCTATTTAATCTCCGATGTCCGATCGTGGATTTTGTATCAGTCCGATTCCGAAAAAGGTTGGTGAGCAGACTTGACTACGACAGAACACGTGCATTTTATCGGCATCGGCGGTTATGGAATGAGTGCCATTGCCAAGGTTATGCTGGAGATGGGATACCGGGTATCCGGCTCCGATCTCGCCCAGCAGGAGCTGACCGAGAAGCTGGCCGCGAAGGGCGCCCAGGTCTTCATCGGGCATGAGGCGGACCATGTGCAAGGAGCGGACCTCGTAGTGTACTCCACCGCAGCATCCCGGGACAATGTGGAGAGAGTGAAGGCGGAGGAGTTGAACATCCCGATCCTTCACCGCTCCCAGATGCTCGCCCGGCTCATGAACGAGCGCAAGGGCATTGCGGTCGCCGGCGCCCACGGCAAGACGACGACGTCCTCGATGATCGCCCTGGTGATGGAAGAGTGCGGAACGGACCCGACCTACATCATCGGCGGCGAGATCATGAACCTGGGCAGCAACGCCAAGGCGGGCAAAGGCGATTACGTCATTGCCGAGGCGGACGAAAGCGACGGCTCGTTCCTGCAGTATCACCCGTATCTCTCCGTGGTGACGAATATCGAAGCGGACCATCTGGAGAATTATGACGGTGATTTCAACAAGCTGAAGGGCGCCTACGCCCAGTTTCTGAGCCAGGTGCAGGAAGGCGGAAAGGCGATCGTCTGCAGCGACGATCCTTACCTGCAGGAGATGATCCCCGCGATCAAGAGCGAGGTCATCACCTTCGGTATGGAGGCTGACGCCGATTATACGGCTGCCAACGTTCAGCTGGGGGACCGGAAGGTATCCTTCGATGTGGACTACCGCGGTTCCCGGCTGGGAACGGTGACCTTGTCCGTGCCCGGAAAGCACAACGTTTACAATGCGCTGGCCACCATCATCGCCTGCCTGGAAGCCGGCTTGACCTTTGAGAAGGCGGCGGGGGCGATTACCGATTTCAGCGGAGCGAAGCGCCGCTTCCAGGTGCTGGGGGAGACGGACGGCATTCTGGTCATCGACGATTATGCCCATCACCCAACCGAGATTCAGGCGACCATCAGCGCGGCCAAGGCAACCGGCAAGCGGATCGTGGCTGTGTTCCAGCCGCAGCGTTATACGCGAACCTACTTCCTGTTCGAACAGTTCAGCCGCGCGTTCGGAGAGGCCGACGAGGTCATCATCACCGATATTTACAGCCCGGCAGGGGAGAAGCAGATCGAGGGAATTACCTCCGCGAAGCTGGTGGACCTGATCCGGCAGAACAGCAACCCGAGCGTTCGTTACATTCCGACGAAGGAAGAGGTGCTCGAGACGCTGAAAGGGGAAGTGAAATCCGGCGACCTCGTCATTACGATGGGAGCGGGCGACATATGGAAAGCCGCGGACGGGCTGGCGAAGGCTCTTCGCCAAGCCTCTAAGTAAGAAAACGGATCGTTCCGTTTTATGAATGTTTTTGAAAAGAAGCCGCGAGGCTTCTTTTTTCATCCAAATTCTCCGAAAAAGTCACGAAAGTCCGGTTCATCGCACAGAAATGCTCTAGACAGGAAACGGCGCCAATCTAAAATGGAAAGTAGGAAGGAAGAAATGGTATGGTAGCGTAAGACAAGAAGCTCTTACCCGAGGCTTTTTGTCTTGGCTGCCGCCTATCCAGAAAGGACGGTCTTTTATGAACCCAACCGATCTTCATTCCTTCTATATCCGTCATCTGACAGAACAGCTTCTCCCTTTCTGGAAAAAAGCCGTCGACCCTAAGTACGGCGGGGTCTTCACCGGCTTTGATAACCGGGGAGAGGCACTCCTCCACCGGGATAAATTTACCTGGTCACAGGGGCGGTTTCTCTGGATCTGGTCGCGCATCGGTGATTTGTGCCGCCGGGGCGTTCTGAACGAAGAGGAGGAAACTTATTTCCGCGAGGCAAAACGGACCTATGAGTTCATCGACCGCCATGTGTATTTGCCGGACGGAAGCTGCCGTTTTCTCCTGACGGAGGAGGGCGAGCCGCTTGAGAGCATCCCGGGAGAGGGGCAGGACATAAGCTTCTATGCCGACTGCTTCGTGGTGATGGGAAACGCGGAGTACGCCCGGGCAACCGGGCAGGAAGAGGCCTATCGGAAGGCGGTAAGCCTGTTCGAGCATGTGGAGCGGCGTGTTCGAGCGGAAACGGCACGAAGCGAGCCGTATCCGATTCCTGCGGGATGCGAGGCGCACGGCTACGCCATGATTCTGCTCAACTCCTGCCAGGCATTGGCCGATGCGGCGGAGGGCTTGGGGCGGATGGAGGAAGCGGAGGCCTACCGAGGAAGGGCTCTGGAGTATGCGCGGCGCATCGTTAGCCTATTCACCGACTCCTCCTGCCGAATCCGGGAAGTCATCCCCGCCGGACGGCCCGAGGACGCCCCCCGGACCCTGCTGCTGCGCCACCTGAATCCGGGCCACAGCGTTGAAAGCCTGTGGTTCGTCCTGACGGAGGCCGAGAAAGCCGGCGACCAAGAGATGATCGAAGCCTGCTCCGCCGCGCTGAAAAAAGCACTCTCGATGGGCTGGGACCGGGAGCACGGGGGACTCCTCCGTTACGTCGATTTGGACGGAGGGGTGCCTGCTGGCGACCCGCATCCGGGAGCGGAGCGTTTCGAGGCGCTGATCCGGGAGACATGGGACATGAAGCTGTGGTGGCCTCACTCGGAAGCCCTCTATGCCTGCCGGCTCGCTTATCAGCTGACGGATGACACCGGCTTTCTGGAATGGTATGACTTGGTCCATGCTTACACCTTCCAAACATTTCCGGCCGATAAGGGCAGGGAATGGATCCAGATCCGTACCCGGACGGGGGAACCGGTCGAACGTGTCGTCGCGCTGCCGGTGAAGGATCCTTATCATATCATCCGTAATCTTCTGCTGCTGATCGAACGGACCGCCACGTAATAAGGTGACTCCTAGCAGGTATTCGCCCATGCGCCGCAAGGCCGCTAGAACGAAACATAAATGCCCTTCTTGTCTCATAGGATAGCAGTA contains:
- a CDS encoding bifunctional folylpolyglutamate synthase/dihydrofolate synthase, which encodes MKTSDTSVPAFGSYAEAVDWITRRAPVHGIKPGLKRMQRFMELLEHPERRLKFIHVAGTNGKGSTCAYLTSVLQKSGYDVGTFTSPYLEKFTNRLRFNGKDIEEEQLLELANRLKPLADEIEATELGAPTMFEICTALAILYFAKMTYPDYVVWETGLGGEFDSTNIVSPVVTVITNVGHDHMDILGDSLVKVAKAKAGIIKAGVPVISAVDQPEVKEVIERTAREKKATLYLMNREYSYETVSSELNKQVFHFSGPFRQIADLPISMNGHHQMENAAVAVMTLEVLRQYYALLLEDEALTQGLYETHWPGRLEMISDQPRILLDGAHNPEGAATLAAALKETYRYDRLRLMIGMLSTKDHSGFLTHILPLVNTLVITEPDFHKGLPAAKLAEQVEQLRSQLNDRVEIFVEPDWKKALKLLGGLTGPEDLAVVSGTLYLISDVRSWILYQSDSEKGW
- a CDS encoding AGE family epimerase/isomerase, which produces MNPTDLHSFYIRHLTEQLLPFWKKAVDPKYGGVFTGFDNRGEALLHRDKFTWSQGRFLWIWSRIGDLCRRGVLNEEEETYFREAKRTYEFIDRHVYLPDGSCRFLLTEEGEPLESIPGEGQDISFYADCFVVMGNAEYARATGQEEAYRKAVSLFEHVERRVRAETARSEPYPIPAGCEAHGYAMILLNSCQALADAAEGLGRMEEAEAYRGRALEYARRIVSLFTDSSCRIREVIPAGRPEDAPRTLLLRHLNPGHSVESLWFVLTEAEKAGDQEMIEACSAALKKALSMGWDREHGGLLRYVDLDGGVPAGDPHPGAERFEALIRETWDMKLWWPHSEALYACRLAYQLTDDTGFLEWYDLVHAYTFQTFPADKGREWIQIRTRTGEPVERVVALPVKDPYHIIRNLLLLIERTAT
- the murC gene encoding UDP-N-acetylmuramate--L-alanine ligase encodes the protein MTTTEHVHFIGIGGYGMSAIAKVMLEMGYRVSGSDLAQQELTEKLAAKGAQVFIGHEADHVQGADLVVYSTAASRDNVERVKAEELNIPILHRSQMLARLMNERKGIAVAGAHGKTTTSSMIALVMEECGTDPTYIIGGEIMNLGSNAKAGKGDYVIAEADESDGSFLQYHPYLSVVTNIEADHLENYDGDFNKLKGAYAQFLSQVQEGGKAIVCSDDPYLQEMIPAIKSEVITFGMEADADYTAANVQLGDRKVSFDVDYRGSRLGTVTLSVPGKHNVYNALATIIACLEAGLTFEKAAGAITDFSGAKRRFQVLGETDGILVIDDYAHHPTEIQATISAAKATGKRIVAVFQPQRYTRTYFLFEQFSRAFGEADEVIITDIYSPAGEKQIEGITSAKLVDLIRQNSNPSVRYIPTKEEVLETLKGEVKSGDLVITMGAGDIWKAADGLAKALRQASK